The following are encoded in a window of Capricornis sumatraensis isolate serow.1 chromosome 7, serow.2, whole genome shotgun sequence genomic DNA:
- the RASL11B gene encoding ras-like protein family member 11B, which yields MRLIQNMCTIAEYPAPGSAAAADFCLGAAGRRLVKIAVVGASGVGKTALVVRFLTKRFIGDYERNAGNLYTRQVQIEGETLALQVQDTPGIQVHENGLSCTEQLNRCIRWADAVVIVFSITDYKSYELTSQLYQHVQQLHLGARLPVVVVANKADLLHIKQVDPQLGLQLASMLGCSFYEVSVSENDNDVYNAFHVLCKEVSHKQQPSGTPEKRRTSLIPRPKSPNMQDLKRRFKQALSAKVRTVTSV from the exons ATGCGCCTCATTCAGAACATGTGCACCATAGCCGAGTACCCCGCCCCGGGCAGCGCAGCCGCAGCAGATTTCTGCCTGGGGGCCGCAGGCCGCCGCCTGGTCAAGATCGCCGTAGTGGGCGCCAGTGGCGTGGGCAAGACTG CTCTCGTGGTCCGGTTCCTCACCAAACGATTCATCGGCGACTATGAAAGAAATGCAG GTAATCTCTATACCAGACAAGTCCAAATAGAAGGTGAAACCCTGGCTCTTCAGGTTCAAGACACTCCAGGTATTCAG GTCCACGAGAATGGCCTGAGCTGCACCGAGCAGCTGAACAGGTGCATCCGCTGGGCAGACGCCGTGGTGATCGTCTTCTCCATCACTGACTACAAGAGCTATGAGCTCACCAGCCAGCTTTACCAGCACGTGCAGCAGCTGCACCTGGGCGCCCGGCTGCCCGTGGTGGTTGTGGCCAACAAGGCCGACCTGCTACACATCAAGCAGGTGGACCCACAGCTCGGACTGCAGCTGGCCAGCATGCTGGGCTGCTCCTTCTATGAGGTGTCCGTCAGCGAGAATGACAATGACGTCTACAATGCTTTCCACGTGCTGTGCAAAGAAGTGAGTCACAAACAGCAGCCCAGTGGCACGCCAGAGAAGCGACGGACCTCCCTCATCCCTCGGCCCAAGTCCCCCAACATGCAGGACCTGAAGAGGAGGTTCAAGCAAGCCCTCTCGGCCAAAGTCAGGACTGTCACCTCCGTCTGA